One Rosa chinensis cultivar Old Blush chromosome 5, RchiOBHm-V2, whole genome shotgun sequence genomic region harbors:
- the LOC112165191 gene encoding protein PLASTID TRANSCRIPTIONALLY ACTIVE 14 isoform X4, giving the protein MTSSLPLHHPSHCLISNPQLQGFSYGGSPRPRFSFTTKDTDKGIRIQPIKAKAATTEASPFPLLQSPRAEDSPSELEPTDPDFYKIGFVRSMRAYGIEFKEGPDGFGVYASKDVEPLRRARVIMEIPLELMLTISQKLPWMFFPDIVPVGHPIFDIINSTDPEEELSELQDPNLASTMREQQCRALEFWEKNWHSGVPLKIKRLARDSERFIWALSMAQSRCIGMQIRIGALFQDSNMLIPYADMLNHSFQPNCFLHWRFKDRMLEVMINAGQRIKKGDEMTINYMSGQQNNMLMQRYGFSSSVNPWDVIQFSGNARIHLDSFLSVFNISGLPQEYYHNTDRLSSGGDTFVDGAVIAAARTLPTWSDGDVPPIPSMERRAIKELQEECRQMLVKFPTNSKEDQNILDSMPDATRTLEAVVKYRLHRKLFIEKVMQTLDLYQERILF; this is encoded by the exons AtgacttcttctcttcctcttcatcaccCTTCCCACTGCCTCATCTCCAATCCTCAG TTGCAGGGCTTCAGCTATGGAGGCTCACCAAGACCCAGATTCTCTTTCACCACTAAAGACACAGACAAAGGCATTCGTATTCAACCCATTAAAGCCAAAGCAGCCACCACCGAGGCCTCTCCGTTTCCTCTGCTTCAGTCTCCCCGAGCTGAAGACTCTCCCTCTGAG TTGGAGCCAACAGATCCTGATTTCTACAAGATAGGGTTTGTTAGAAGTATGAGAGCTTATGGAATTGAATTTAAAGAAGGCCCAGATGGGTTTGGAGTTTATGCTTCCAAGGATGTTGAACCACTTCGCCGTGCTAGG GTGATAATGGAAATACCACTAGAACTGATGTTAACTATAAGCCAAAAGCTCCCATGGATGTTTTTCCCAGATATAGTACCAGTGGGTCACCCAATATTTGATATCATCAATTCAACTGATCCAGAG GAGGAGCTTTCAGAACTACAGGATCCCAATCTTGCTTCAACAATGAGAGAACAGCAATGCCGAGCTCTGGAATTTTGGGAGAAAAATTGG CATTCTGGTGTACCCCTTAAGATTAAACGCCTCGCTCGAGATTCTGAGAGATTCATCTGGGCACTGAGTATGGCACAATCACGATGCATTGGCATGCAAATTAGAATTGGTGCACTTTTTCAAGACTCAAATATGCTAATTCCTTATGCAG ACATGCTAAACCATTCCTTCCAGCCAAATTGTTTTCTCCATTGGCGGTTTAAGGATCGTATGCTTGAAGTAATGATAAATGCTGGACAACGGATTAAGAAAGGTGATGAG ATGACTATCAATTACATGAGTGGACAACAGAACAACATGTTGATGCAAAGATATGGCTTTTCTTCATCTGTG AATCCATGGGATGTAATTCAATTCTCTGGAAATGCACGTATTCATTTGGATTCCTTCTTGTCAGTATTCAATATCTCAGGACTTCCCCAAGAATACTATCATAACA CAGATCGCCTATCTAGTGGAGGGGATACTTTTGTTGACGGAGCTGTCATCGCAGCAGCAAGAACATTGCCTACTTGGTCAGATGGGGATGTGCCTCCAATCCCAAGCATGGAAAGACGAGCGATAAAGGAATTACAGGAAGAATGCAGACAGATGCTTGTCAAATTTCCTACCAACTCTAAGGAAGACCAAAATATCCTAG ATTCTATGCCAGACGCTACGAGGACGCTTGAAGCTGTGGTCAA GTATAGGTTGCACCGGAAGTTGTTCATCGAGAAAGTCATGCAGACACTGGATCTCTATCAAGAACGAATATTATTCTGA
- the LOC112165191 gene encoding protein PLASTID TRANSCRIPTIONALLY ACTIVE 14 isoform X3 — protein sequence MTSSLPLHHPSHCLISNPQGFSYGGSPRPRFSFTTKDTDKGIRIQPIKAKAATTEASPFPLLQSPRAEDSPSELEPTDPDFYKIGFVRSMRAYGIEFKEGPDGFGVYASKDVEPLRRARVIMEIPLELMLTISQKLPWMFFPDIVPVGHPIFDIINSTDPETGWDLRLACLLLYAFDREDNFWQLYSDFLPSADECPSLLLASEEELSELQDPNLASTMREQQCRALEFWEKNWHSGVPLKIKRLARDSERFIWALSMAQSRCIGMQIRIGALFQDSNMLIPYADMLNHSFQPNCFLHWRFKDRMLEVMINAGQRIKKGDEMTINYMSGQQNNMLMQRYGFSSSVNPWDVIQFSGNARIHLDSFLSVFNISGLPQEYYHNTDRLSSGGDTFVDGAVIAAARTLPTWSDGDVPPIPSMERRAIKELQEECRQMLVKFPTNSKEDQNILDSMPDATRTLEAVVKYRLHRKLFIEKVMQTLDLYQERILF from the exons AtgacttcttctcttcctcttcatcaccCTTCCCACTGCCTCATCTCCAATCCTCAG GGCTTCAGCTATGGAGGCTCACCAAGACCCAGATTCTCTTTCACCACTAAAGACACAGACAAAGGCATTCGTATTCAACCCATTAAAGCCAAAGCAGCCACCACCGAGGCCTCTCCGTTTCCTCTGCTTCAGTCTCCCCGAGCTGAAGACTCTCCCTCTGAG TTGGAGCCAACAGATCCTGATTTCTACAAGATAGGGTTTGTTAGAAGTATGAGAGCTTATGGAATTGAATTTAAAGAAGGCCCAGATGGGTTTGGAGTTTATGCTTCCAAGGATGTTGAACCACTTCGCCGTGCTAGG GTGATAATGGAAATACCACTAGAACTGATGTTAACTATAAGCCAAAAGCTCCCATGGATGTTTTTCCCAGATATAGTACCAGTGGGTCACCCAATATTTGATATCATCAATTCAACTGATCCAGAG ACAGGTTGGGATCTAAGGTTAGCTTGCCTTCTTTTGTATGCATTTGATCGGGAGGATAACTTTTGGCAGTTGTATAGTGATTTTTTACCCAGTGCAGATGAGTGCCCCAGTCTGCTTTTAGCTAGCGAG GAGGAGCTTTCAGAACTACAGGATCCCAATCTTGCTTCAACAATGAGAGAACAGCAATGCCGAGCTCTGGAATTTTGGGAGAAAAATTGG CATTCTGGTGTACCCCTTAAGATTAAACGCCTCGCTCGAGATTCTGAGAGATTCATCTGGGCACTGAGTATGGCACAATCACGATGCATTGGCATGCAAATTAGAATTGGTGCACTTTTTCAAGACTCAAATATGCTAATTCCTTATGCAG ACATGCTAAACCATTCCTTCCAGCCAAATTGTTTTCTCCATTGGCGGTTTAAGGATCGTATGCTTGAAGTAATGATAAATGCTGGACAACGGATTAAGAAAGGTGATGAG ATGACTATCAATTACATGAGTGGACAACAGAACAACATGTTGATGCAAAGATATGGCTTTTCTTCATCTGTG AATCCATGGGATGTAATTCAATTCTCTGGAAATGCACGTATTCATTTGGATTCCTTCTTGTCAGTATTCAATATCTCAGGACTTCCCCAAGAATACTATCATAACA CAGATCGCCTATCTAGTGGAGGGGATACTTTTGTTGACGGAGCTGTCATCGCAGCAGCAAGAACATTGCCTACTTGGTCAGATGGGGATGTGCCTCCAATCCCAAGCATGGAAAGACGAGCGATAAAGGAATTACAGGAAGAATGCAGACAGATGCTTGTCAAATTTCCTACCAACTCTAAGGAAGACCAAAATATCCTAG ATTCTATGCCAGACGCTACGAGGACGCTTGAAGCTGTGGTCAA GTATAGGTTGCACCGGAAGTTGTTCATCGAGAAAGTCATGCAGACACTGGATCTCTATCAAGAACGAATATTATTCTGA
- the LOC112165191 gene encoding protein PLASTID TRANSCRIPTIONALLY ACTIVE 14 isoform X1, with amino-acid sequence MTSSLPLHHPSHCLISNPQLQGFSYGGSPRPRFSFTTKDTDKGIRIQPIKAKAATTEASPFPLLQSPRAEDSPSELEPTDPDFYKIGFVRSMRAYGIEFKEGPDGFGVYASKDVEPLRRARVIMEIPLELMLTISQKLPWMFFPDIVPVGHPIFDIINSTDPETGWDLRLACLLLYAFDREDNFWQLYSDFLPSADECPSLLLASEEELSELQDPNLASTMREQQCRALEFWEKNWHSGVPLKIKRLARDSERFIWALSMAQSRCIGMQIRIGALFQDSNMLIPYADMLNHSFQPNCFLHWRFKDRMLEVMINAGQRIKKGDEMTINYMSGQQNNMLMQRYGFSSSVNPWDVIQFSGNARIHLDSFLSVFNISGLPQEYYHNTDRLSSGGDTFVDGAVIAAARTLPTWSDGDVPPIPSMERRAIKELQEECRQMLVKFPTNSKEDQNILDSMPDATRTLEAVVKYRLHRKLFIEKVMQTLDLYQERILF; translated from the exons AtgacttcttctcttcctcttcatcaccCTTCCCACTGCCTCATCTCCAATCCTCAG TTGCAGGGCTTCAGCTATGGAGGCTCACCAAGACCCAGATTCTCTTTCACCACTAAAGACACAGACAAAGGCATTCGTATTCAACCCATTAAAGCCAAAGCAGCCACCACCGAGGCCTCTCCGTTTCCTCTGCTTCAGTCTCCCCGAGCTGAAGACTCTCCCTCTGAG TTGGAGCCAACAGATCCTGATTTCTACAAGATAGGGTTTGTTAGAAGTATGAGAGCTTATGGAATTGAATTTAAAGAAGGCCCAGATGGGTTTGGAGTTTATGCTTCCAAGGATGTTGAACCACTTCGCCGTGCTAGG GTGATAATGGAAATACCACTAGAACTGATGTTAACTATAAGCCAAAAGCTCCCATGGATGTTTTTCCCAGATATAGTACCAGTGGGTCACCCAATATTTGATATCATCAATTCAACTGATCCAGAG ACAGGTTGGGATCTAAGGTTAGCTTGCCTTCTTTTGTATGCATTTGATCGGGAGGATAACTTTTGGCAGTTGTATAGTGATTTTTTACCCAGTGCAGATGAGTGCCCCAGTCTGCTTTTAGCTAGCGAG GAGGAGCTTTCAGAACTACAGGATCCCAATCTTGCTTCAACAATGAGAGAACAGCAATGCCGAGCTCTGGAATTTTGGGAGAAAAATTGG CATTCTGGTGTACCCCTTAAGATTAAACGCCTCGCTCGAGATTCTGAGAGATTCATCTGGGCACTGAGTATGGCACAATCACGATGCATTGGCATGCAAATTAGAATTGGTGCACTTTTTCAAGACTCAAATATGCTAATTCCTTATGCAG ACATGCTAAACCATTCCTTCCAGCCAAATTGTTTTCTCCATTGGCGGTTTAAGGATCGTATGCTTGAAGTAATGATAAATGCTGGACAACGGATTAAGAAAGGTGATGAG ATGACTATCAATTACATGAGTGGACAACAGAACAACATGTTGATGCAAAGATATGGCTTTTCTTCATCTGTG AATCCATGGGATGTAATTCAATTCTCTGGAAATGCACGTATTCATTTGGATTCCTTCTTGTCAGTATTCAATATCTCAGGACTTCCCCAAGAATACTATCATAACA CAGATCGCCTATCTAGTGGAGGGGATACTTTTGTTGACGGAGCTGTCATCGCAGCAGCAAGAACATTGCCTACTTGGTCAGATGGGGATGTGCCTCCAATCCCAAGCATGGAAAGACGAGCGATAAAGGAATTACAGGAAGAATGCAGACAGATGCTTGTCAAATTTCCTACCAACTCTAAGGAAGACCAAAATATCCTAG ATTCTATGCCAGACGCTACGAGGACGCTTGAAGCTGTGGTCAA GTATAGGTTGCACCGGAAGTTGTTCATCGAGAAAGTCATGCAGACACTGGATCTCTATCAAGAACGAATATTATTCTGA
- the LOC112165191 gene encoding protein PLASTID TRANSCRIPTIONALLY ACTIVE 14 isoform X2 gives MTSSLPLHHPSHCLISNPQLQGFSYGGSPRPRFSFTTKDTDKGIRIQPIKAKAATTEASPFPLLQSPRAEDSPSELEPTDPDFYKIGFVRSMRAYGIEFKEGPDGFGVYASKDVEPLRRARVIMEIPLELMLTISQKLPWMFFPDIVPVGHPIFDIINSTDPETGWDLRLACLLLYAFDREDNFWQLYSDFLPSADECPSLLLASEEELSELQDPNLASTMREQQCRALEFWEKNWHSGVPLKIKRLARDSERFIWALSMAQSRCIGMQIRIGALFQDSNMLIPYADMLNHSFQPNCFLHWRFKDRMLEVMINAGQRIKKGDEMTINYMSGQQNNMLMQRYGFSSSVNPWDVIQFSGNARIHLDSFLSVFNISGLPQEYYHNNRLSSGGDTFVDGAVIAAARTLPTWSDGDVPPIPSMERRAIKELQEECRQMLVKFPTNSKEDQNILDSMPDATRTLEAVVKYRLHRKLFIEKVMQTLDLYQERILF, from the exons AtgacttcttctcttcctcttcatcaccCTTCCCACTGCCTCATCTCCAATCCTCAG TTGCAGGGCTTCAGCTATGGAGGCTCACCAAGACCCAGATTCTCTTTCACCACTAAAGACACAGACAAAGGCATTCGTATTCAACCCATTAAAGCCAAAGCAGCCACCACCGAGGCCTCTCCGTTTCCTCTGCTTCAGTCTCCCCGAGCTGAAGACTCTCCCTCTGAG TTGGAGCCAACAGATCCTGATTTCTACAAGATAGGGTTTGTTAGAAGTATGAGAGCTTATGGAATTGAATTTAAAGAAGGCCCAGATGGGTTTGGAGTTTATGCTTCCAAGGATGTTGAACCACTTCGCCGTGCTAGG GTGATAATGGAAATACCACTAGAACTGATGTTAACTATAAGCCAAAAGCTCCCATGGATGTTTTTCCCAGATATAGTACCAGTGGGTCACCCAATATTTGATATCATCAATTCAACTGATCCAGAG ACAGGTTGGGATCTAAGGTTAGCTTGCCTTCTTTTGTATGCATTTGATCGGGAGGATAACTTTTGGCAGTTGTATAGTGATTTTTTACCCAGTGCAGATGAGTGCCCCAGTCTGCTTTTAGCTAGCGAG GAGGAGCTTTCAGAACTACAGGATCCCAATCTTGCTTCAACAATGAGAGAACAGCAATGCCGAGCTCTGGAATTTTGGGAGAAAAATTGG CATTCTGGTGTACCCCTTAAGATTAAACGCCTCGCTCGAGATTCTGAGAGATTCATCTGGGCACTGAGTATGGCACAATCACGATGCATTGGCATGCAAATTAGAATTGGTGCACTTTTTCAAGACTCAAATATGCTAATTCCTTATGCAG ACATGCTAAACCATTCCTTCCAGCCAAATTGTTTTCTCCATTGGCGGTTTAAGGATCGTATGCTTGAAGTAATGATAAATGCTGGACAACGGATTAAGAAAGGTGATGAG ATGACTATCAATTACATGAGTGGACAACAGAACAACATGTTGATGCAAAGATATGGCTTTTCTTCATCTGTG AATCCATGGGATGTAATTCAATTCTCTGGAAATGCACGTATTCATTTGGATTCCTTCTTGTCAGTATTCAATATCTCAGGACTTCCCCAAGAATACTATCATAACA ATCGCCTATCTAGTGGAGGGGATACTTTTGTTGACGGAGCTGTCATCGCAGCAGCAAGAACATTGCCTACTTGGTCAGATGGGGATGTGCCTCCAATCCCAAGCATGGAAAGACGAGCGATAAAGGAATTACAGGAAGAATGCAGACAGATGCTTGTCAAATTTCCTACCAACTCTAAGGAAGACCAAAATATCCTAG ATTCTATGCCAGACGCTACGAGGACGCTTGAAGCTGTGGTCAA GTATAGGTTGCACCGGAAGTTGTTCATCGAGAAAGTCATGCAGACACTGGATCTCTATCAAGAACGAATATTATTCTGA
- the LOC112165194 gene encoding uncharacterized protein LOC112165194, with amino-acid sequence MKSVQKAQQIFSLASKPTITQLSIPFSSSSTIDSITSTKPTQTQTQTLTQEDLTNINLLLPRLCLSGHLDTSTHLTITALLTNPPLHSLSLSILIHSFTSQPDMARPMSLLTRLRHNPPSHSYLTPITTMLIASYFKRKRPREALKLFNWMVRPGSPVVLDERVCGVLVGGFCRNGMVLEALNVLRAMLGASIVPGCNLRKWVYRGLLREARIREALELNEALDCVGDSEKGCVSEGFRKVLALLDHMIDKWTE; translated from the coding sequence ATGAAGTCAGTCCAGAAAGCACAGCAAATTTTCTCTCTTGCCTCAAAACCCACCATCACACAACTCTCAATTCccttctcctcttcttcaaCCATTGATTCGATCACTTCAACAAAACCaacacaaactcaaactcaaactctAACCCAAGAAGACCTCACAAACATCAACCTCCTCCTCCCACGCCTCTGCCTCTCAGGCCACCTCGACACCTCAACCCACCTCACCATCACAGCCCTCCTCACAAACCCACCTCTccattccctctctctctccattctcaTCCACTCCTTCACTTCCCAACCCGACATGGCCCGGCCCATGTCACTTCTGACCCGCCTCCGCCACAACCCACCTTCCCATTCCTATCTCACTCCCATCACAACCATGCTCATTGCCTCTTATTTCAAGAGAAAGAGACCCAGAGAGGCCCTCAAGCTGTTCAACTGGATGGTGAGGCCTGGCTCCCCAGTTGTGCTTGATGAGAGAGTTTGTGGGGTTTTGGTTGGTGGGTTTTGTAGGAATGGGATGGTGCTTGAGGCTTTGAATGTTTTGAGGGCAATGTTGGGTGCGAGTATCGTTCCGGGATGTAATTTGAGGAAGTGGGTTTATAGGGGTTTGTTGAGGGAGGCTAGGATTAGGGAGGCATTGGAGTTGAATGAGGCTTTGGATTGTGTTGGGGATAGTGAGAAAGGTTGTGTATCTGAGGGTTTTAGGAAGGTTTTGGCTTTATTGGATCATATGATTGATAAGTGGACAGAATAG
- the LOC112166200 gene encoding vacuolar-sorting receptor 6, whose protein sequence is MDLSAKFTFLLVVLAVLEQHVVYGRFVVETGSIKVLYPMTLRGKHDGAIGNFGLPDYGGSLVGTVVYPEKGSTGCEAFEGDKPFKSQKSRPSIVVLDRGGCYFALKVWNAQEAGATAVLVADNVEEPLITMDSPEESNDADGYIEKIGIPSALIEKSFGDSLKDAVKNSEDVVVKLDWRESVPHPDQRVEYEFWTNSNDECGARCDEQMSFVKNFKGHAQILEKGGYTLFTPHYITWYCPKAFVLTAQCKSQCINRGRYCAPDPEKDFGEGYQGKDVVFENLRQLCVHRVAKERNRSWVWWDYVTDFHIRCSMKEKRYSKECAEDVMKSLDLPIDKIKKCMGNPEDDVENEVLKAEQEIQVGRGSRGDVTILPTLVINNVQYRGKLERTGVLKALCAGFKETTEPQICLNGDLETNECLERNGGCWLDNRSNLTACKDTFRGRVCECPVVDGVQYKGDGYTSCAAFGPARCAIDNGGCWSESRNGLTVSACSNSELSGCKCPQGFKGDGHHCEDIDECKERTACQCDGCSCKNTWGGYNCKCKGGHLYIKEQDTCIERQGSRFAWFITFMVLAAVAGVGLAGYIFYKYRLRSYMDSEIMAIMSQYMPLDGQQANQVHTAEVEPLRHGSV, encoded by the exons ATGGATTTGTCAGCGAAGTTTACATTTTTACTCGTGGTATTGGCTGTTCTTGAACAACATGTTGTTTATGGACGGTTTGTGGTGGAGACGGGTAGTATTAAAGTTCTGTATCCAATGACTCTGAGGGGTAAGCATGATGGTGCTATTGGAAACTTTGGTCTGCCGGACTATGGAGGCTCCTTAGTGGGTACTGTGGTGTATCCTGAGAAAGGGTCTACCGGGTGTGAAGCTTTTGAGGGTGATAAGCCTTTCAAGTCTCAGAAGTCTCGCCCCAGTATTGTTGTTCTTGATCGTGGTG GTTGCTACTTTGCTTTGAAGGTGTGGAATGCTCAAGAGGCAGGAGCTACAGCCGTTTTAGTGGCTGACAATGTTGAAGAGCCTCTAATTACAATGGACTCCCCAGAGGAGAGCAATGATGCAGATGGTTACATAGAGAAGATTGGAATTCCATCAGCTTTGATAGAGAAATCATTTGGTGACAGCTTGAAGGATGCTGTGAAAAACAGTGAAGATGTTGTGGTGAAACTTGACTGGAGAGAGTCAGTGCCCCATCCTGATCAAAGAGTTGAGTATGAGTTCTGGACAAACAGCAATGACGAATGCGGGGCTCGCTGTGATGAGCAAATGAGTTTTGTGAAAAATTTCAAGGGTCATGCTCAGATTCTTGAGAAAGGGGGTTACACCCTCTTCACTCCACACTATATAACTTGGTATTGCCCTAAGGCTTTTGTCCTTACCGCTCAATGCAAGTCTCAATGCATAAACCGGGGGAGATACTGTGCACCAGATCCGGAGAAAGATTTTGGAGAAGGATACCAAGGGAAGGATGTGGTATTTGAGAACTTGAGGCAGCTTTGTGTGCATAGAGTTGCCAAGGAGAGAAACCGGTCATGGGTCTGGTGGGATTATGTGACAGACTTCCATATCAGATGTTCCATGAAAGAAAAGCGTTACAGTAAAGAATGCGCTGAGGATGTCATGAAATCACTTG ATTTGCCTATTGACAAGATTAAAAAATGCATGGGCAATCCTGAAGATGATGTGGAGAATGAAGTGCTTAAAGCTGAACAAGAAATCCAG GTTGGTCGAGGATCTCGTGGTGATGTTACCATCTTGCCAACGTTGGTGATTAACAATGTTCAATATCGAG GAAAACTAGAACGAACTGGTGTCCTAAAGGCACTATGCGCTGGATTCAAGGAGACAACTGAACCTCAAATTTGTTTGAACGGAG ATCTTGAAACAAATGAGTGTCTAGAGAGGAATGGTGGCTGTTGGCTGGACAACCGGAGTAATTTAACTGCTTGCAAG GACACTTTTAGGGGAAGAGTTTGTGAGTGCCCTGTAGTGGATGGTGTTCAATATAAAGGCGATGGTTATACATCTTGTGCTG CTTTTGGACCAGCAAGGTGCGCGATAGACAATGGAGGTTGCTGGTCAGAATCTAGAAATGGATTAACTGTATCTGCTTGCTCA AATTCCGAGTTATCTGGCTGCAAGTGTCCACAAGGATTTAAAGGGGATGGCCATCATTGCGAAG ATATCGATGAATGCAAGGAACGTACTGCTTGTCAGTGTGATGGCTGCAGCTGTAAGAACACTTGGGGTGGATACAACTGCAAATGTAAGGGAGGACATCTTTATATAAAGGAGCAAGATACTTGTATTG AGAGACAAGGATCGAGATTTGCATGGTTCATAACTTTCATGGTTCTTGCGGCTGTGGCTGGAGTTGGCTTGGCTGGTTACATATTCTACAAATACAGGCTTCGA TCTTACATGGACTCGGAGATCATGGCTATCATGTCACAATACATGCCTCTAGACGGTCAACAGGCCAATCAAGTCCATACTGCCGAGGTAGAACCTCTGCGACATGGCTCAGTATAA